The window ATGCTTGAGAAACGTGTCAATCGAGTGCTTTCTGAGTCTGAAAAGGCTGCAGAATAGGCTTTCCCCCATAAATGGGGGTTTTTTCATGGACAAAAATAGGCGACCTATTGCACGGAATGGACTTTTTATGTACGTGTCCTTCCTAAGAAAAGAGAAATTGAGGGAGTTTATTAAAAAATATTCCTGAAATAAAAAGGTATTAAGACCTATTTACATTTTTGTTTTGAAATGAAAATGTAAAGATTTTAACTTTTTACTATTCAGAACGTTTTTTCACAAAAGAAATTTCAGTTTGGTAAATAACGATGTAAATCAAGTAGTATAAGTGTTTATTCAAATTTTTTACAATATTTTAAAGTTTGTCAAAAGCCTTTAGTGGCAATGAAATGGATGCCGATTGTTCCTCTTTGGCAAAATTTTAGTTGAAAATACCTATCTGATAGCAAACTGTAAAATGATAAAAAAATAGTTGATAAAATTAGTTTTCTAATCTAATATTTACTATAGAATATTTTTTATATGATGAGGGGGAAATCCATTGTTTAATGAGAGGGAAGCGTTACGATTACGATTGGAACAACTAAACGAAGCAGAAGTAAAGGTCATCCGTGAATATCAAATTGAGCGAGATGCGATTTATGCAAAATTAAGAGAATTAGACCGTCAAGGAACAGGTCTAGTGTCAGATACAAAAAAAGAAGTGCGTACAGAAAGAAAGACGGATTCGCTGCCTGTATTAGCTGAACTGGCTGCACAAGAAATGAGAAGCTACCAGCCGCCGGCACAATCACAATCAAATCCTGCATCATCTTTAGGAACAGGACAGCTAAACGGTGTACCTGTAGGTATTCCTGAAGGATCTACAAGACGCAGAAGAGGCACAGCCCGCCCTGGTTCAAAGGCAGCTAAGCTTCGTGAAGCTGCGATTAAAACGTTAAAGCGTCATAATGCGGCGATTAAAAGCTCTGAGCTTCAAAAAGAGATTGAAAAAGAGAGCGGTCTTGAAATTCCAAATATGACAACGTTTATGCAAAGCTTAATTAAAATGTATCCTGAAGTGAAAAAGCCATATCGCGGACAGTATATTTTAGAAGGCGACATTCAAACAGAAGACGAATAAATAAAAGAAACTGCTGACGTAAAAGCCAGCAGTTTTTTATTGCGAGAATTACTTTTTTTGATCAACTGTATAGACAATTTTTCGTTCCTTTGACAGGTGATCACGCTGTTTTTTGAAGCCGTCGATCTTCACTGTCATGACCTCTCCATTTCCCTGCACCGCATCGACTTGTGCCTGGAGTATTTGAACTTGTTCGTTCAGCTTTTTCAAGATGGGTTCGATTTCTTCCGTTGTTTGCAGGACGCTGTCTCGAGAGAATGGCTGTGAATTTGTTTGAGCTGACTGGTCAATATCAGCAAAATGAGATGCGATCCATTCCTCGCTTTCTGCTAACTGCTTTTGATAGCTTGTGAGCGTTTCATAAAAAATCGCTTCCTTTGCTTTTTCAATTTGCAGTAATTTCTCTTGTGTTTCATAAAAACGCTCCTGCAGGTGTCTAACGCCTTCCTGTAATAGATGAAGCTCTGCATTTTTATCACTTAATGTTTGCTGCAGTTTCTCAATCACAGCGGATAAAGTATTTCCTTTTTTCTCCTCTTTTGCAAGCCGTTTATCTTGATCCTGCATCCGTTCATTTAATTGTTGAGAGATTTCTTTATATTTGATGACTTTTAAATGCAGCCGATGTTTTTCTTCCGTTTCTTTCCTTCTATGAAAGGTTTCCTTTTGGAGCATTTCATGAAGAAAGACTATTTTATGTAATAATTCAGATTTGCTTGAGGAGAGATCCTGTATTTTTGAGGCTGCATCGTCTTGATCAATGGTCATTTCATCCAATTGTTGTTTTAATTGCGTGTAATCCTTTTTCATCTCATGATATTCTTGAGTTAACTTCTTATTTTTAGAATACGTATATGAGGACTGTAAATCAGAGATCATTTGTTGATATTTGGCTGTTTCAGCTTTTAAGTATAAATTCTCTTGAGATAGGTCATGGAATAGGGGAGAAGCATGGCGCCTGTTCATGGATAGACCCTCCTTATTCATGTTACCAATAAAGTATGCGAAATGAGTGCGATTAGAACAACCATATCCAAGGAGGGTGAGAGAATGGATGTAGTGAATGTCATTTTAGCTGGAGGAGCTTCCAGACGTTTTGGAGTGCCAAAGGCAAGCCATATGTATCAAGGAAAACCACTATATGAGTATGTGAAAAAGCAGCTTTTGAAAGGACAGATGGTCATCATCAGCCATCCATCACTTCTGCCCTTTTTTAAAGAAAGAGGTGAACGAAGTGTGTGGTTAGATGATGAACAGGTGCGCGGATGCGGGCCGCTTGCCGGCATGTATACGGCGATGCAAAAGCAAGAAGCAGCATGGTATTTGGTGACGGCATGTGACATGCCCTTCATACGGAGGGAGACCGCCGAAGCATTATCGTCCTATTGCAGCGAGCACGTAGATGCTATCATCCCGCTTGTTCAGGGCAGATTACAGCCTTTATTTGCGCTTTATCATCGCCGCTGTCTGCCGTCCATTGATGCGTGTTTAAAAGAGAATCAATTAGCCATCAAAGAGTTACTTCAAAGGCTTAAGGTGCGCATCGTCCCAGAGGAGGAACTGAACGTAACACCAAATGAATTTCTAAATATCAATAAAAGAAGCGATTTACCTGAAAACGGTATGATATGATACATAAAAATGGTGAGGAGAGAACAGCATTGAATGACCGATATTCAAGACAAATCTTGTTCCCTCCGGTTGGGGAAAAGGGTCAGCGTGCGCTTGCTGACAGTCATGTTCTGATCGTTGGAGCCGGTGCACTTGGAACTGCCTCCGCTGAAGGGCTTGTCCGGTCTGGGATCGGCACGTTGACGATTGTTGATCGTGATTATGTAGAGTTTTCAAATTTACAGCGGCAGCAGCTGTACACAGAACATGATGCAAAGGCACATGTGCCAAAAGCAGCTGCGGCAAAAAAACGTCTCCAAGAGATCAATCATGAAGTGATCATACACGCCCTGATTGAAGATGCAGGGGTGGAGCTGTTAAGACCGTTATTTCAGAGCGCAGATATTGTCATTGATGCGACGGATAATTTTGAGACGAGAATGGTGATGAATGATTTATCGCAGGAAACGAAGACGCCGTGGATATATGGCGCTTGTGTGAGCAGCCAGGGGATGTATATGACCATTTTGCCGGATAAAACGCCGTGTTTATCGTGTGTCTTTACAGAACTGCCTGTTGGCGGCTTGACGTGTGATACAGCGGGGATTATTTCTCCAGCAGTTCAAATGGTTTCTGCTTATCAGCAAACAGAGGCGCTAAAATATTTAACAGGACATGAAGATCAAATCGAACGGAAATTTGTCACATTTGATCTTTGGCAGGCGACATCGTTTAAAATGGATTTGTCTCGTACTAAGCAGAAGAACTGCCCATCCTGCGGTGAAGAAAGAACCTATCCTTATTTACATGAGCAGCGTAAAAAAACGACGATTCTTTGCGGACGGGATACAGTTCAAGTTGTATCTAAAGATTTAGCAAATCTATCATTTCAGCATGTGAAAGAGAGGCTGTCATCTATTTGTGAGGTGGAAGTGAATGACTTCTTAATCCATGTCCGCTATGAATCTTATCGTATTGTCTTTTTCAAAGGTGGACGTGCATTAATCCATGGGACGAATGATGAAAAAGCAGCCAATTCATTACTAGCAAGACTGCTAGGGATATAGGAGTGAAGTGTGATGGAAAGACGTCAGCCAATTCCAGTAGAAGAAGCCATTCAGAAAGTCCATCAATATGAAAAGCATGGAGAAGCAGAATGGGTGCCTTTAAAAAATAGCCTTGAAAGGTTCATTGCAGAAGATATTTTAGCAGATCATGATGTTCCTGCATTTGATCGTTCCCCGTATGATGGTTTTGCACTTCGGGCAGAAGATACAAAAGAAGCGTCAAGCGAGCATCCGGTTGAATTTGAGGTCATTGACCATATTGGTGCAGGAATGGTCTCAGCAAAAACCATCGGTCCCTTTCAAGCCATCCGTATCATGACAGGAGCAAAAATCCCGGATGGAGCAAATGTCGTCATCATGCTTGAGCTGACTAAGACCTTCGAAAAAGACGGCAAATCATACATGTCACTTAAAAGAACGCTGAAAAAAGGGGACAATATTTCTCGTCAAGGAGAAGAAGTACTTGAAGGAAATGTGATGGTCAAAAAAGGAACCAAAGTAACTCCGGGCGTTACGGCCCTATTGGCGACATTTGGATATGGTGTAGTGCCAGTTGTCAAAAAGCCAGTGATCGGCATCATCTCAACAGGTACAGAGCTTCTTCAAGTGAGTGATGCGATGGTGGACGGTAAGATTAGAAACAGTAATCTTAGTATGGTTTATGCCCAGATACTTGAGGCCGGGGGAGAGCCGCTTGATTTAGGCGGTGTGTCTGATGATTTTGACAAAAGCTATCATGCAGTCAAAGCAGCCTTAAGCAAGGTAGATTTCTTAATCACAACAGGCGGTGTGTCAGTAGGTGATTTTGACTTTCTCCCTGCGATTTATGAAAAGCTGGGAGCTGAGGTGCTGTTTAATAAAGTGGCCATGAGACCCGGAAGTGTGACGACGGTTGCTGCAATGCCAAATGGTCAACTGCTGTTTGGGCTGTCAGGAAATCCCGCTGCCTGTTTTGTTGGCTTTGAATTATTTGTGAAACCGATGATCTATAAATGGTCTTTGAAGAAGCAGCCGTTTCCTGCTTTTGCTGAGGCGAAGCTGACACACGATTTTCCAAAAGCCAATCCGTTCACTCGATTTGTCAGAGCGGCACTACAATTCACGGGCAGTCAGCTCAGTGTGACCCCAACAGGTCTTGATAAATCAAGTGCCGTGACCTCTATTGCAGATGCTAACTGTTTCATCGTGCTGCCCGGAGGAACAAGAGGTTTTAAGGCCGGTGATCAGGTCCATGTTCTGCTGTTTCAGCACGAAGGAGAGGGTTCCCCATGCTGGATGACACATTAAGCATATTACAGGTGGTCGGTTATCAAAACAGCGGCAAGACTATGTTGATTGAAAAGCTCTGTCAGCTGGCTGTACTTGACGGGCTGAAGCTAGGCTGCTTTAAACACCATGGACATGGCGGTAAACCAGATCGTCTTTTGAAAGAAAAAGACACCGATCGATATGTCGGGGCAGGTGCATTTGCCGCTGGCGTGGAAGGAGAGGGTGAATTTCACTTTTCAATGCAGCACATCACGTTAGAGCAGTTGCTCAACATGTGTCAGCATCTTCCATTAGACGCTGTCTTGATAGAAGGGTATAAACAGGCACCATACCGCAAAATCGTTTGTGTAAAGAATGAAGAGGAGCTCATTGATCTTTCAACTCTTTCCAATATACAAGCAGCTATTTATTTTTCTCAAGAGTTTCAATTAATCGAAAATTACTCGTTTCCAGTGTTTTCAGCCTTTGAAAAGGGCGCAGTCACATTTGGTTTTAACTTATTGAAGGGAGGTGTCTCTGCTTGAGTGAATTTTTTAAAATAACAAAAACGCCGATTGATGTAAACGAATTGATTCAGCATGTGACAAGGCGAAAGGCAGGGGCCATTACGACGTTTATCGGGACGGTCAGAGAGTGGACAAACGGCAAAAAAACATTGCGTTTAACTTATGAAGCATACATACCAATGGCTGAAAGCATGCTAAGTCAAATTGGACAAGAAATCAAGAAACGGTGGCCTGAAACTGAAGCAGCCATTGTGCACCGGATCGGGACACTTGATATAACGGATATTGCTGTTGTGATAGCCGTTTCATCTCCTCATAGGAAGGCTGCATACGAAGCGAACGAATATGCCATTGAGCGAATTAAGGAAATCGTTCCAATTTGGAAAAAAGAATATTGGGAAGACGGGGAAGCCTGGATAGGTGATCAGCTTGAAACGGTTTCATATCCAGAGGGGAAACCTAGCGATCTTCAACTTGCAAAGAAAGAAGGTGATCAGTTTGATTAGTGTATTATTGTTCGCCGGCCTTGCTGAGAAGGCCGGTAAACAACAAATCATCATTCAAAAAGATCAAACAACGGTTGATGAGATTAAATTAGAATTACAGGAGGTATATGGTGTTGATGCTGCACAAAACGTGATGGTTGCAGTCAACGAACTATATACGAGGGAAAACGCTGAAGTGCGTAGCGGGGACACTGTTGCATTCATTCCTCCTGTAAGCGGTGGATAATAGATATTAGAGGATTTGGTTATGGCCAGCGGCTGTAACCAATTTTTTATGTGTGAAAAGATTGTAGAGGTATTTGGGTGTGATCTTCGTAAATAAAACATCCCCTTCGTGCTTTAGAAATGTGAGGGTCGAGCTGCTGGATCAGATCATACAATTCGCTAATTCGTCTCACATTGAAATCTGTCTGGGCGTGAAGCTGTTCTTTTAATTCTTTTGTACTCACAATGCTTCCCTTTTTCTCTTTAATAATATCTACACATCTAGCAGCGTAGTATATTTTGTCATTAGAGGGTCTGCTTTCTTTCATATCAAGTAATTTGAGCTCATGATAAATCAGTTCTCTTTCCTTTCGAAAGTATTGCCATGCTTCTTGTTCCTTTTCATAAAGTAAAATCAATTGTGTTTTCAATTTTTCTCTTAACATTCACTTGACTCCATTTCCACTATCATTTAACCTACCTCTATTTTACATTATATGAAAAAATAACTTTTGATCAAGTAAAAACCTTATATTTTTCATTTTTTAATATGAAAGTATTGATACTAAAGGCTCATTTGTTCTATAAAAGAAACCAATCATAGTCCTATAAAGCCGAGATTTGTCGAAATTACTAGGATTATTTTAACAAAAAATTGTTGTGTCTAACTAAGACCATCCGAATTCAAAGGAAAAGGATATTTATTCCGAAAGACATGTGGTTTTTTGATAAAATGTTTTTAGGTCAGTAAAACCTCTATTTTTTGATATGAATATGGTCTGGTCATGGTGTCATTTGGAGGATGTCATTCGTGATAATAGAATAATAGATAAATTTTTTCCTCAATGAAAATAAGAAAATCAAATCATCCATCACTTATTGGCAATCTTTTGATAAAATAGAAAGAACAAGAGAGAACATGTGCGTTTGCATACTTGCATGACATAGAGAGGAGACATTTGATGAAAGAAAATATGCAAAAGCCCACGATCATTGGAGTGAGCACAAGACCTTTAGAGCACCTGAAAAGAGTATAAGAAAACCCGGTGGTTTGGTGGCCTTTATCCTGTGTGCTTCTTTTAACAGTGATTGTGACTTATTTGTCAGAGCTAGTGAATGAAGGAATGTGGGCAGATTTAAGCTTGCCGGTATCGGTCGTTTATGTGGTGACGCTAATTGGTCTAATTCTCGGGCTTGTGATTAATGCTGCTATATATAAGTTCATCGTATTTTTAGCAAAGGGTGATGCATCGTTTCAGCAGCTGTTTTCAGCGGTCCTGTTTATTACACCAGTTACGATCATTGGTACGATTATTTCTCATCTGTCCGTCATCCTGTTCCATGTGCCAAAAAACATCACAATAACCTCATTAAATGCACTCATTCAAACTTCTGGTCCATGGCACGGTGTGTTTGCTAATATTGATCTCTTTGTGATCTGGAATCTTGTTTTAACAGGCTTTTTATTGATCAAAGTCGGTCATATATCTCCAAGAATATCTTGGACCATGATAGGAGTCTTTTATGTCATTTCTTTCATTCTTCAATATGTAGGAACCGCAATCAACATATCAGTAAGCTGGGGGTAGAATGTCTTATGAGAAAGAAAATCATCATCGGATCCATTTTTATTATTGTCATCGGTCTATTTATTGGCTTTAACATTGCGAAAAATCAATCAAAGCCTGCTTCGACAGCAGCTATTAAAACAGTAAAACCCACACAAAAAGAAATCACCACTACGGTAATGACGCCAGGGACACTTTCATTCTCTGAAGAGCAGTTCATTTATGCAGAAGAGGAAAAAGGACACTTGAAGGGGATTTCTGTGAAAGAAGGAGAAAAGGTAAAGGCTGGAACGCCGCTTCTTACATATGAAAATAGGGAGCTGGAGCTTGAAGAGCAGCAGCAAGCTCTTGCGGCTGAATCAAGTACGCTAAAACGCGAACAATTACAAAATAGACTGAGCGAATTAGATGAAAAACAAGCAGGCGACTCAGTCGCCCATCCTAAAAACGAGCGAGACCAGCTCGAATTAGAGCTGAAAGCGGCTGAATTAGAACAAAAACAAGCAGAGATCAGCCAAGAAAAAGTAAAAGCACAAATAGAAGATTTAACCGTACATAGTAAAATTGACGGTACAGTGATTTCCATTGAGCAAGAAGAAGGGGCAGGAAAGCCGGAAGAAAGACAGCCGATCATTCATATTGGCAATGAGAAAAAAATGATTGTGCGAGGATTGATTTCTGAGTATGACGCCATAAAAGTGAAAAAGAAACAAAAAGTAAAGGTTACATCTGATGTCATTCGCGGAAAGAGCTGGCAAGGGGTCGTGAAAAAAGTGGGGGCTGTACCTGCTCAGGCAGCATCCGAAACAACTGCGGGTGATCAAACGGTACAATATCCTGTTGAAATCGAAATAAAGGGAAAAAAACCTGAAGCGAAACCTGGTTTTAAAATGATCATGGAAATTGAAACAGATAAGCGTCAAGCCCAAACGATTCCTGAATCAGCTGTAAAAAAAGAGGATGATGGACAATACGTTTATGTTGTCAAAAAGAA is drawn from Bacillus pumilus and contains these coding sequences:
- a CDS encoding efflux RND transporter periplasmic adaptor subunit → MRKKIIIGSIFIIVIGLFIGFNIAKNQSKPASTAAIKTVKPTQKEITTTVMTPGTLSFSEEQFIYAEEEKGHLKGISVKEGEKVKAGTPLLTYENRELELEEQQQALAAESSTLKREQLQNRLSELDEKQAGDSVAHPKNERDQLELELKAAELEQKQAEISQEKVKAQIEDLTVHSKIDGTVISIEQEEGAGKPEERQPIIHIGNEKKMIVRGLISEYDAIKVKKKQKVKVTSDVIRGKSWQGVVKKVGAVPAQAASETTAGDQTVQYPVEIEIKGKKPEAKPGFKMIMEIETDKRQAQTIPESAVKKEDDGQYVYVVKKNVLKKVKVVLGETSGHDLEVTKGVKAEDQIIAHPSDDMYDGMEVNAE
- a CDS encoding YIP1 family protein; this encodes MVWWPLSCVLLLTVIVTYLSELVNEGMWADLSLPVSVVYVVTLIGLILGLVINAAIYKFIVFLAKGDASFQQLFSAVLFITPVTIIGTIISHLSVILFHVPKNITITSLNALIQTSGPWHGVFANIDLFVIWNLVLTGFLLIKVGHISPRISWTMIGVFYVISFILQYVGTAINISVSWG
- the mobB gene encoding molybdopterin-guanine dinucleotide biosynthesis protein B produces the protein MLDDTLSILQVVGYQNSGKTMLIEKLCQLAVLDGLKLGCFKHHGHGGKPDRLLKEKDTDRYVGAGAFAAGVEGEGEFHFSMQHITLEQLLNMCQHLPLDAVLIEGYKQAPYRKIVCVKNEEELIDLSTLSNIQAAIYFSQEFQLIENYSFPVFSAFEKGAVTFGFNLLKGGVSA
- the moaD gene encoding molybdopterin converting factor subunit 1; this translates as MISVLLFAGLAEKAGKQQIIIQKDQTTVDEIKLELQEVYGVDAAQNVMVAVNELYTRENAEVRSGDTVAFIPPVSGG
- the glp gene encoding gephyrin-like molybdotransferase Glp — encoded protein: MMERRQPIPVEEAIQKVHQYEKHGEAEWVPLKNSLERFIAEDILADHDVPAFDRSPYDGFALRAEDTKEASSEHPVEFEVIDHIGAGMVSAKTIGPFQAIRIMTGAKIPDGANVVIMLELTKTFEKDGKSYMSLKRTLKKGDNISRQGEEVLEGNVMVKKGTKVTPGVTALLATFGYGVVPVVKKPVIGIISTGTELLQVSDAMVDGKIRNSNLSMVYAQILEAGGEPLDLGGVSDDFDKSYHAVKAALSKVDFLITTGGVSVGDFDFLPAIYEKLGAEVLFNKVAMRPGSVTTVAAMPNGQLLFGLSGNPAACFVGFELFVKPMIYKWSLKKQPFPAFAEAKLTHDFPKANPFTRFVRAALQFTGSQLSVTPTGLDKSSAVTSIADANCFIVLPGGTRGFKAGDQVHVLLFQHEGEGSPCWMTH
- a CDS encoding thiazole biosynthesis adenylyltransferase ThiF, translating into MNDRYSRQILFPPVGEKGQRALADSHVLIVGAGALGTASAEGLVRSGIGTLTIVDRDYVEFSNLQRQQLYTEHDAKAHVPKAAAAKKRLQEINHEVIIHALIEDAGVELLRPLFQSADIVIDATDNFETRMVMNDLSQETKTPWIYGACVSSQGMYMTILPDKTPCLSCVFTELPVGGLTCDTAGIISPAVQMVSAYQQTEALKYLTGHEDQIERKFVTFDLWQATSFKMDLSRTKQKNCPSCGEERTYPYLHEQRKKTTILCGRDTVQVVSKDLANLSFQHVKERLSSICEVEVNDFLIHVRYESYRIVFFKGGRALIHGTNDEKAANSLLARLLGI
- a CDS encoding sigmaE regulated sporulation protein, translating into MNRRHASPLFHDLSQENLYLKAETAKYQQMISDLQSSYTYSKNKKLTQEYHEMKKDYTQLKQQLDEMTIDQDDAASKIQDLSSSKSELLHKIVFLHEMLQKETFHRRKETEEKHRLHLKVIKYKEISQQLNERMQDQDKRLAKEEKKGNTLSAVIEKLQQTLSDKNAELHLLQEGVRHLQERFYETQEKLLQIEKAKEAIFYETLTSYQKQLAESEEWIASHFADIDQSAQTNSQPFSRDSVLQTTEEIEPILKKLNEQVQILQAQVDAVQGNGEVMTVKIDGFKKQRDHLSKERKIVYTVDQKK
- a CDS encoding molybdenum cofactor guanylyltransferase, coding for MDVVNVILAGGASRRFGVPKASHMYQGKPLYEYVKKQLLKGQMVIISHPSLLPFFKERGERSVWLDDEQVRGCGPLAGMYTAMQKQEAAWYLVTACDMPFIRRETAEALSSYCSEHVDAIIPLVQGRLQPLFALYHRRCLPSIDACLKENQLAIKELLQRLKVRIVPEEELNVTPNEFLNINKRSDLPENGMI
- a CDS encoding molybdenum cofactor biosynthesis protein MoaE, which produces MSEFFKITKTPIDVNELIQHVTRRKAGAITTFIGTVREWTNGKKTLRLTYEAYIPMAESMLSQIGQEIKKRWPETEAAIVHRIGTLDITDIAVVIAVSSPHRKAAYEANEYAIERIKEIVPIWKKEYWEDGEAWIGDQLETVSYPEGKPSDLQLAKKEGDQFD